The Thermococcus thermotolerans genome contains a region encoding:
- a CDS encoding class I SAM-dependent methyltransferase, translating to MFKNLGYTDAPLYEKTRDEYDIESERGQERFRELTELLSKHLPIQEGKALDIGCNAGLSSFALEEIGFKVTGIDIQEKAVERAKELAKKRGSKAEFYVMDAKNLEFKENTFDLIALLGYPLAHFSIWDFDKILQEVRRVLKPQGYIVIQESDFLWTLIRGFNQPGLEAEGLVRINIDVNVYEGYLDRLLIDFEKGVFSRDKFYIWSPWILRYVLEKNGFQVEFEEWDLIISHPEG from the coding sequence ATGTTCAAAAACCTTGGATATACTGACGCACCCCTCTATGAAAAAACACGAGACGAATACGACATCGAGAGTGAGAGAGGTCAAGAGAGGTTCAGAGAACTTACAGAGCTACTGTCAAAACACCTGCCCATTCAAGAGGGCAAGGCCTTGGACATCGGCTGCAACGCTGGACTGAGCAGTTTTGCATTGGAGGAGATCGGCTTTAAAGTCACTGGAATAGACATTCAAGAAAAAGCCGTTGAACGAGCCAAAGAATTAGCGAAAAAACGAGGCTCAAAGGCAGAATTCTATGTTATGGATGCCAAAAATCTAGAATTCAAAGAAAACACTTTTGACCTCATTGCATTGCTTGGCTACCCCCTAGCCCATTTCAGTATTTGGGATTTTGATAAGATTTTGCAGGAAGTCAGACGAGTTCTAAAACCTCAAGGTTACATTGTGATCCAAGAAAGCGACTTCCTCTGGACGCTCATCCGGGGCTTTAACCAGCCGGGACTTGAGGCGGAGGGATTGGTGAGAATAAACATAGATGTGAACGTGTACGAGGGTTACCTTGACAGGTTGCTGATAGATTTTGAGAAGGGAGTCTTTTCGAGGGATAAATTCTACATATGGTCTCCATGGATCCTGCGGTATGTCCTGGAGAAGAATGGATTCCAAGTTGAGTTTGAGGAGTGGGATTTGATAATAAGCCATCCAGAGGGGTGA
- a CDS encoding flavodoxin family protein, whose amino-acid sequence MRALGVAFSARKSGNCARILEFCLQKFEERGFETKLIEAYDLKITPCSHCSYECFSGKCPIADDVPRLYMKSMNADLLIFAVPTYGGHASGLYRAFSERGQAIFKSYEEWDAFTRKLSFIVVGNLSSGGDMALHEVLYGLAGGESWPEAILLSSNEYSGSSLKGEPIEHPEVGARLERFVERIAKKMGGWYVQKPWIY is encoded by the coding sequence ATGAGAGCCCTTGGAGTTGCGTTCAGCGCTAGGAAGAGCGGTAACTGCGCCCGAATCCTCGAATTCTGCCTTCAGAAGTTCGAGGAGCGGGGCTTCGAGACCAAGCTGATCGAGGCCTATGACCTTAAAATAACGCCCTGCAGCCACTGCAGCTATGAATGCTTTTCTGGTAAGTGCCCAATCGCCGATGATGTGCCCAGACTTTACATGAAAAGCATGAACGCAGACCTTTTGATATTCGCCGTCCCGACCTACGGCGGCCACGCCTCCGGCCTCTACAGGGCCTTCTCAGAGAGGGGACAGGCCATTTTCAAGAGCTATGAGGAGTGGGATGCCTTCACAAGAAAGCTGAGCTTTATAGTCGTCGGAAACCTCAGCTCCGGCGGAGACATGGCGCTCCACGAGGTGCTGTACGGACTAGCCGGCGGTGAAAGCTGGCCGGAGGCCATTCTACTGTCGTCGAACGAGTACAGCGGAAGTTCTCTCAAGGGGGAGCCCATAGAGCATCCAGAAGTCGGGGCGAGGCTTGAGAGGTTCGTTGAGAGGATTGCAAAAAAGATGGGGGGATGGTATGTTCAAAAACCTTGGATATACTGA
- a CDS encoding class I SAM-dependent methyltransferase, protein MFLFELYYHEALRTFYNAGGSENEFYWLVSSILVRYPFYKEELELRRRLMELVAEETQGSVLDVGCGVGILTFRIALKDDVERVVGIDRNSEVVKFCNRLRARITEKAHFICADFLEFDFSECFDVVVFSYMLHDYKLEPFLAKAVEILESGGRIVIGDFDINSLRRKLLKYAGQKGLEVIKNETVGEAVSHGKSSDAFLLVLEI, encoded by the coding sequence GTGTTCCTTTTTGAGCTATACTATCATGAGGCTCTTAGAACCTTCTACAACGCCGGCGGGAGCGAGAATGAGTTCTACTGGTTGGTGAGCAGCATTTTGGTCAGGTACCCATTCTACAAAGAGGAATTGGAATTGCGAAGGCGGCTCATGGAACTCGTAGCGGAAGAAACTCAGGGGAGCGTTCTTGATGTTGGTTGCGGTGTTGGGATTCTAACTTTCAGAATCGCCCTTAAGGACGATGTTGAACGGGTTGTGGGGATCGATAGGAATTCCGAAGTTGTGAAGTTCTGCAACCGATTGAGGGCTAGAATCACAGAGAAGGCGCACTTCATCTGTGCGGATTTTCTCGAGTTCGACTTTAGTGAATGCTTTGATGTGGTGGTTTTCTCCTATATGCTCCATGATTATAAGCTGGAGCCTTTCCTCGCAAAAGCGGTGGAGATTCTGGAGTCGGGCGGGAGGATAGTCATTGGTGATTTTGACATAAATAGCCTGAGACGGAAGCTACTCAAGTATGCAGGCCAGAAAGGATTAGAAGTTATAAAAAACGAAACCGTTGGGGAGGCCGTATCGCACGGAAAGTCCAGCGATGCCTTTCTGCTTGTACTGGAGATATAA
- a CDS encoding DUF2202 domain-containing protein translates to MLGKKTFGLLLMGVVLLGVFSAGCITGDSATTTETAASSTYGAEAAPHSPPSNVTAGGAVDVYSTDYIASLPAEDLSVDEIQAILYMREEEKLARDVYLTLYDQWGIPVFSNIARSEQTHMDMVLALIEKYNLTDPAADKDIGEFENPELQALYDQLIEEGMKSEEAALAVGALIEEVDIKDLQDWLEKTDNQDIEYVFENLMMGSRNHLRAFTGVLARQYGVTYEPQVLPQDEYEEIISSPMETGMPTG, encoded by the coding sequence ATGTTGGGAAAGAAAACCTTTGGACTGCTCCTCATGGGGGTCGTCCTGCTGGGGGTGTTCAGTGCGGGGTGTATAACGGGTGACTCCGCCACAACCACCGAGACCGCGGCCAGCTCGACCTACGGCGCCGAAGCGGCCCCACACAGCCCCCCGTCAAACGTGACCGCGGGCGGTGCGGTTGATGTGTACAGCACCGATTACATCGCATCTCTTCCCGCGGAAGACCTCAGCGTGGACGAGATACAGGCCATCCTCTACATGCGTGAGGAGGAGAAGCTCGCAAGGGACGTTTACCTCACCCTCTACGACCAGTGGGGAATCCCTGTGTTCAGCAACATAGCGAGAAGCGAGCAGACGCACATGGACATGGTGCTGGCGCTCATAGAGAAATACAACCTGACCGATCCGGCCGCCGACAAGGACATCGGCGAGTTTGAGAACCCCGAGCTTCAGGCGCTGTACGACCAGCTTATAGAGGAGGGGATGAAGAGCGAGGAGGCGGCACTCGCGGTGGGTGCCCTCATAGAGGAGGTTGACATTAAAGACCTGCAGGACTGGCTGGAAAAGACCGACAACCAGGACATCGAGTACGTCTTCGAGAACCTCATGATGGGCAGCAGGAACCACCTGAGGGCATTCACCGGTGTGCTCGCGAGGCAGTACGGCGTGACCTACGAACCCCAGGTTCTGCCGCAGGACGAGTACGAGGAGATAATCAGCAGCCCGATGGAGACGGGAATGCCTACAGGATGA
- a CDS encoding carotenoid biosynthesis protein has translation MSNRLKATLLLILLANILKKSPVYLLLYFLAFALLSWKEWKSLPTLMGLAVFIGFFAELAGTHLCLPFGCYEYVNLQPQLFGVALFVPLAWGIFGSVAYLTASFLFSRKVTRLLFGALLMVIFDLSIDPIMTSWEAWVWIRTTSVNWFGIPWTNYIGWFLVSLTIFYLYERLSDPSICSCLGRFGPAIYLLEVSTFALYAPASVRTPTLIALALSFLLLVPLTVRRLKNEGGPNPDAR, from the coding sequence ATGAGCAACCGTCTGAAGGCCACACTCCTGTTAATCCTGCTTGCAAATATTCTGAAGAAATCCCCGGTGTACCTCCTGCTGTACTTCCTGGCGTTTGCACTTCTCTCCTGGAAAGAGTGGAAGAGCCTCCCCACCCTGATGGGTCTGGCCGTTTTCATAGGGTTTTTCGCTGAGCTCGCTGGAACGCACCTCTGCCTCCCCTTCGGTTGCTACGAATACGTGAACCTTCAGCCACAGCTCTTCGGAGTTGCCCTCTTCGTCCCGCTGGCCTGGGGGATATTCGGCTCCGTTGCGTACCTTACGGCGAGCTTCCTGTTTTCCAGAAAGGTTACAAGGCTGCTTTTCGGGGCCCTCCTGATGGTGATATTCGACCTCTCCATAGACCCCATAATGACCTCATGGGAGGCGTGGGTGTGGATAAGGACGACTTCTGTTAACTGGTTTGGAATCCCCTGGACAAACTACATCGGCTGGTTCCTCGTTTCACTCACCATATTCTACCTCTACGAGCGGCTTTCAGACCCTTCAATATGCTCGTGCCTCGGGAGGTTCGGGCCAGCTATCTACCTCCTCGAAGTTTCTACCTTCGCCCTGTACGCTCCGGCGAGTGTGAGAACGCCCACGCTAATTGCGCTGGCACTGTCGTTCCTTTTGCTCGTTCCACTGACGGTAAGGAGGCTGAAAAATGAAGGTGGCCCTAATCCCGATGCGCGTTGA
- a CDS encoding carbon-nitrogen hydrolase family protein encodes MKVALIPMRVEAGNFEANWREFQRRFNEALTHEPDLIAFPEYCLTGFEEWDFSGAELYGEIVERVSGLAREAGVYVVFGLLEPYKNCVYNSALLIGRNGEVLLKHRKFQEPMKFCTGNTVRTARTEFGKAAIIICGDLYNKRIAKWVRKKRPDFIFVPMEYSPDYGEPNEEDVGAMAERVRLFGAKTFVVNSYPPGGAWIFDGNGTPLAESRGDKILVWEEKLG; translated from the coding sequence ATGAAGGTGGCCCTAATCCCGATGCGCGTTGAGGCTGGAAACTTCGAAGCAAACTGGAGAGAGTTCCAGCGGCGGTTTAACGAGGCATTAACGCACGAACCCGACTTAATTGCCTTCCCGGAATACTGCCTGACGGGTTTTGAGGAGTGGGACTTCAGCGGGGCGGAGCTTTACGGTGAGATAGTGGAAAGGGTGAGCGGGCTTGCCAGGGAGGCTGGTGTTTACGTAGTATTCGGCCTTTTGGAGCCCTACAAGAACTGTGTCTATAACTCCGCCCTGCTGATCGGCCGGAACGGTGAGGTTCTGCTGAAGCACCGCAAGTTCCAGGAGCCGATGAAGTTCTGCACCGGCAACACAGTAAGGACTGCAAGAACCGAGTTCGGAAAGGCGGCGATAATCATCTGCGGCGACCTCTACAACAAGAGGATAGCGAAGTGGGTGCGGAAAAAGAGACCGGACTTCATCTTCGTGCCGATGGAGTATTCTCCGGACTACGGCGAGCCGAACGAGGAGGACGTTGGGGCGATGGCCGAAAGGGTCAGGCTCTTCGGTGCTAAAACCTTCGTCGTAAACAGCTATCCCCCGGGCGGGGCCTGGATCTTCGATGGGAATGGAACCCCACTTGCAGAAAGCAGGGGGGATAAAATATTGGTATGGGAAGAAAAGCTGGGTTAA
- a CDS encoding DUF2202 domain-containing protein, giving the protein MRRIYALLVVVIIVSGVLASGCIGTSETSTTSTESPMPTNTVPLMADSNGNVNTNDLQSYINSLPAEPLTDAEKEGLLFMVEEEKLAHDVYTKLYEKWGLQIFANIAKSETTHVESVRMLLEKYNLTDPTANAGIGEFQNKEIQALYDQLIEMGMKSEVDALKVGAIIEETDIRDLQGWLAQTNKIDIITVYENLMMGSRNHLRAFVGQLENRGVTYESQILPKDEFEEIINSPMETGSGMGGKP; this is encoded by the coding sequence ATGAGGAGGATTTATGCCCTCCTTGTTGTGGTTATCATCGTATCCGGAGTTCTCGCCTCCGGATGCATCGGAACGAGCGAGACCTCAACGACCTCCACCGAAAGTCCGATGCCAACGAACACCGTTCCGCTCATGGCGGACTCAAACGGCAACGTGAACACCAACGACCTCCAGTCATACATAAACTCCCTGCCGGCAGAACCTCTAACGGATGCAGAGAAGGAGGGGCTGCTCTTCATGGTTGAGGAGGAGAAGCTCGCCCACGACGTTTACACCAAGCTCTACGAGAAGTGGGGGCTCCAGATATTCGCCAATATCGCCAAGAGCGAGACAACCCACGTCGAGTCTGTAAGGATGCTTCTTGAGAAGTACAATCTAACCGACCCGACCGCCAATGCCGGCATAGGAGAGTTCCAGAACAAGGAGATCCAGGCCCTCTACGACCAGCTGATAGAGATGGGAATGAAGAGCGAGGTCGATGCGCTCAAGGTGGGCGCGATCATCGAGGAGACTGACATAAGAGACCTACAGGGGTGGCTGGCCCAGACCAACAAGATAGACATCATAACCGTCTATGAGAACCTTATGATGGGTTCAAGGAACCACCTGAGGGCCTTCGTGGGCCAGCTGGAAAACAGGGGAGTTACATACGAGTCGCAGATTCTTCCAAAGGACGAATTCGAGGAGATAATCAACAGCCCAATGGAGACTGGAAGTGGAATGGGCGGCAAGCCTTAA
- a CDS encoding protein-tyrosine phosphatase family protein, with product MWHPAKFVDDNVAFSRMPARSEIEGVAETFDAVVVLVEEFELPYSLGEWQRRGVEVLHSPVRDFSAPTLNQLLEILRWVEERVVKGKKILIHCMGGLGRSGTVAVAWVMYSKELSLRDALRRVRMLRPGAVEVEEQMGVLKELERFLRSR from the coding sequence ATGTGGCACCCGGCCAAATTCGTCGACGATAACGTTGCATTCTCGCGGATGCCGGCGAGGAGTGAAATAGAAGGGGTTGCCGAAACCTTCGATGCGGTGGTTGTGCTCGTTGAGGAGTTTGAACTCCCCTACAGCCTGGGTGAATGGCAGAGACGGGGCGTTGAGGTTCTCCACAGTCCCGTTCGGGATTTCTCGGCTCCCACTCTGAACCAGCTCCTCGAAATCCTCCGCTGGGTTGAGGAGAGAGTTGTTAAGGGTAAAAAGATCCTGATCCACTGCATGGGAGGCCTCGGGAGGAGCGGGACGGTTGCCGTTGCCTGGGTGATGTACTCCAAGGAGCTTTCCTTGAGGGATGCCCTGAGAAGGGTTCGCATGTTAAGGCCCGGTGCGGTTGAAGTGGAGGAGCAGATGGGGGTTTTAAAAGAGCTGGAAAGGTTCCTCAGAAGCCGTTGA
- a CDS encoding nitroreductase family protein, translating to MRVLELAKRRKTVRGFLPDKPSKEDLMKAIKAAKEAPSGMNAQPWKFIIIDDDWLKGKIRELCESEEEKFYSRTKGDLMAWLKAEGFKPEKPFLSEAPYLIPVFGHTKAPYWLQSTWIAVGYLLLALEELGLGTVTYTPPNPKPIEELLNAPPSYKLQTILPVGYPADPKPKYERRKLEEVVSFNGF from the coding sequence ATGCGTGTTCTTGAGCTGGCGAAGAGGAGGAAGACCGTGAGGGGGTTTCTCCCGGATAAACCCTCAAAGGAAGACCTGATGAAGGCCATCAAGGCGGCAAAGGAAGCTCCGAGCGGCATGAACGCCCAGCCCTGGAAGTTCATAATCATAGACGACGACTGGCTGAAGGGGAAGATAAGGGAGCTCTGCGAGAGTGAGGAGGAAAAGTTCTACTCCAGAACGAAGGGTGACCTGATGGCGTGGCTGAAGGCGGAGGGCTTTAAGCCCGAGAAGCCCTTCCTCAGCGAGGCGCCCTATCTGATACCCGTCTTCGGCCACACCAAAGCCCCCTACTGGCTCCAGTCAACGTGGATAGCGGTTGGATACCTTCTCCTTGCGCTCGAAGAGCTCGGCCTTGGAACCGTCACATACACCCCTCCGAACCCCAAACCCATCGAAGAACTCCTCAACGCTCCCCCGAGCTACAAGCTCCAGACGATTCTGCCCGTTGGCTATCCCGCAGACCCGAAGCCGAAGTATGAGAGGAGAAAGCTCGAAGAGGTGGTGAGCTTCAACGGCTTCTGA
- a CDS encoding MBL fold metallo-hydrolase codes for MIVYFIGTGGSEGIPAHLCTCPTCSEARKLGFAQRLPSTVAIITENRKAVLFDVGTDIRDFLNVPLEVIFLTHWHHDHIYGLYKLRWMAKETPLYAPEGHADALILREPKNLQPKTIKPGDTVELDTLKITAFKLNHQVETLGYLIEEDGKRVALIYDTKGLPESTEDFLRRNSPLRLAIVDATYPPGTDDPYHNNVDEAAEIGLKLAERTVLSHISHKNLPFLELTEYVRKKWGNRVLVAYDGMVFYV; via the coding sequence TTGATAGTCTACTTCATCGGCACCGGCGGTAGCGAAGGAATCCCGGCGCACCTCTGTACCTGCCCGACATGCAGCGAGGCAAGAAAGCTTGGCTTCGCCCAGAGGCTGCCCTCAACCGTGGCCATAATCACCGAAAACCGAAAGGCGGTGCTGTTCGACGTGGGCACCGACATAAGGGACTTCCTTAACGTCCCGCTTGAGGTGATTTTCCTCACCCACTGGCACCACGACCACATCTACGGCCTCTACAAGCTCAGATGGATGGCAAAGGAAACGCCGCTCTACGCGCCGGAGGGACACGCCGATGCCCTGATCCTGCGCGAGCCCAAGAACCTGCAACCAAAAACGATAAAGCCCGGAGACACCGTTGAACTTGACACGCTCAAAATCACCGCCTTCAAGCTCAACCATCAGGTTGAGACCCTCGGATACCTCATAGAGGAGGACGGCAAGAGGGTGGCACTCATCTACGACACCAAGGGTCTGCCGGAATCAACGGAGGACTTCCTGAGGAGGAACTCACCCCTCAGGTTGGCGATAGTTGACGCGACCTATCCACCGGGAACGGACGACCCCTACCACAACAACGTCGATGAGGCGGCGGAGATAGGGCTTAAGCTTGCTGAGAGAACCGTCCTCAGCCACATCTCCCATAAAAACCTGCCCTTCCTTGAACTGACCGAGTACGTGAGGAAGAAGTGGGGGAACAGAGTCCTGGTAGCTTACGACGGCATGGTGTTCTATGTCTAA
- a CDS encoding Mut7-C RNAse domain-containing protein, protein MRFIADMMLGRLARWLRLYGYDTLYGVEDDDEILRVALAENRALLTRDSSLAGRARRLGLKVILLDSNSLEGQIGELKRHGLEFRELFPPNARCPKCNGLIRPVSKGEVRGKVPESVYQKYDEFYVCETCGQIYWPGRQWREMLRIDERLRRV, encoded by the coding sequence ATGAGGTTCATAGCTGATATGATGCTCGGCCGGCTGGCGAGGTGGCTCAGGCTGTACGGGTACGACACACTCTACGGCGTTGAGGACGACGATGAGATACTCAGGGTCGCTCTGGCTGAGAACCGGGCTCTCCTCACCCGGGATTCCAGCCTTGCTGGGAGGGCAAGGAGGCTTGGCCTGAAGGTGATCCTGCTGGACTCAAACTCCCTTGAAGGTCAGATTGGGGAGCTTAAGAGGCACGGCCTTGAGTTCAGGGAGCTGTTTCCCCCCAATGCCCGCTGTCCAAAATGTAACGGTCTCATCCGGCCGGTCTCCAAGGGTGAGGTTAGGGGCAAGGTTCCCGAGAGCGTCTATCAAAAATATGACGAGTTCTACGTCTGTGAAACCTGCGGTCAGATTTACTGGCCGGGGAGACAGTGGAGGGAAATGCTGAGGATAGACGAAAGGCTGAGAAGGGTTTAA
- a CDS encoding 6-hydroxymethylpterin diphosphokinase MptE-like protein has translation MEWEEWKPFYMRIVREMGYSVEEDRRAAELLRALLLEGDDYILRDELAAVVEKRAYVFGCGPSLERALEGHDFSDGTLIAADGATSALLDAGLLPDIIVTDLDGRVPDLKLANDRGAFMVIHAHGDNVEKMAVYVPMFSRILGTCQTEPLDIVYNFGGFTDGDRAAFLAEELGASEIILVGFDFGETVGRWSKPGLREHSPVWESKRKKFEFARELLQWLEKNGRARIEYLTPGP, from the coding sequence ATGGAGTGGGAGGAGTGGAAGCCGTTCTATATGAGGATCGTCCGTGAGATGGGTTACTCCGTTGAGGAAGACCGAAGGGCAGCCGAACTGTTGAGGGCACTCCTCCTTGAGGGGGACGACTACATCCTGAGGGACGAGCTGGCCGCGGTCGTGGAAAAGAGGGCCTACGTTTTCGGCTGCGGTCCGAGTCTGGAAAGGGCACTGGAGGGGCACGACTTCTCCGATGGGACGCTGATAGCGGCCGATGGGGCTACATCAGCACTCCTTGATGCTGGCCTTCTTCCGGACATAATAGTCACCGACCTCGACGGCAGGGTTCCGGACTTAAAGCTGGCCAACGACAGGGGGGCCTTTATGGTAATCCACGCCCACGGGGACAACGTGGAGAAAATGGCCGTTTACGTACCGATGTTTTCGAGGATCCTCGGAACCTGCCAGACGGAGCCTCTGGACATAGTTTACAACTTCGGAGGCTTTACCGACGGCGACAGGGCGGCTTTTCTGGCCGAGGAACTGGGGGCGAGTGAGATAATTCTGGTTGGGTTTGACTTTGGCGAGACCGTGGGCAGGTGGAGCAAGCCTGGCTTGAGAGAGCACTCCCCCGTCTGGGAAAGCAAGAGGAAAAAGTTTGAGTTTGCGAGGGAACTGCTGCAGTGGCTGGAGAAAAATGGAAGGGCGAGGATAGAGTACCTCACACCAGGTCCCTGA
- a CDS encoding LSm family protein has translation MGEKQYLLDRTLEIWKGKRVALAVSNEHSFTGILEDFDEEVILIRDVSDIAGNKAKALIVKIEDMNWIMLL, from the coding sequence ATGGGGGAGAAGCAGTACCTGCTCGACAGAACCCTTGAGATCTGGAAGGGGAAGAGGGTAGCTCTGGCGGTTAGCAACGAGCACTCCTTTACTGGAATCCTTGAAGACTTCGATGAGGAGGTCATACTCATCCGTGACGTCTCCGACATAGCCGGAAACAAGGCAAAGGCGCTGATAGTCAAGATAGAGGACATGAACTGGATAATGCTCCTGTGA
- the mobB gene encoding molybdopterin-guanine dinucleotide biosynthesis protein B produces MKAVAFVGFKKSGKTTAVESVAKVLKEKGYRVAVAKSMHADFDREGSDTWRFSRIADTVVVRAHDTDAVLFRAKDINALFSMVSADFLLMEGFKSIQHVPKVICAKDEAEVGELNDGLAVAVSGIIASTGVEEMDGLPVIDATREPEKLADIVERRAFMLPNIDCGLCGFKCAEMARMIVNGEKTLKDCVVLSQKPKVTVKIDGQVLPMKDWVQELVEKTIRGMLSSMKGYREGKRIEIVIRTE; encoded by the coding sequence ATGAAGGCGGTTGCCTTTGTGGGCTTCAAAAAGAGCGGAAAAACGACGGCCGTCGAATCAGTGGCCAAAGTACTGAAGGAGAAAGGTTACCGTGTTGCCGTAGCGAAGAGCATGCACGCCGATTTTGACCGGGAAGGGAGCGACACCTGGAGGTTCTCGCGGATCGCAGATACCGTTGTGGTTCGCGCCCATGACACCGACGCGGTGCTCTTCAGGGCCAAGGACATCAACGCGCTATTCTCGATGGTTTCAGCTGATTTCCTCCTGATGGAGGGATTCAAATCAATCCAGCACGTGCCGAAGGTTATATGCGCCAAAGACGAGGCGGAAGTGGGGGAGCTCAACGATGGACTGGCCGTAGCGGTGAGCGGGATCATAGCTTCCACCGGCGTTGAGGAGATGGACGGCCTTCCCGTGATAGATGCCACCAGAGAGCCAGAAAAGCTCGCCGATATCGTGGAGAGGAGGGCTTTCATGCTCCCCAACATAGACTGCGGCCTCTGCGGCTTTAAGTGTGCCGAGATGGCGAGGATGATAGTCAATGGTGAGAAAACCCTGAAGGACTGCGTCGTCCTCAGCCAGAAACCGAAAGTAACCGTCAAGATAGACGGCCAAGTCCTGCCGATGAAGGACTGGGTGCAGGAGCTGGTTGAGAAGACGATAAGGGGCATGCTGTCGAGCATGAAGGGCTACCGCGAGGGGAAGAGGATAGAGATAGTGATTAGAACTGAATAG
- a CDS encoding PIN domain-containing protein, whose amino-acid sequence MIYIDTSVLYHYTTNGEFADFAEDILTSKEPKVTSDTVVDEFLFIAIKREVRRNFGINSTLSLKKRIAKNDELLEFVYETGKRALAVLDRFDIMIVPDSRDWAKILVLMKFYKLLPHDARIIATALEYGAKKVATFDTDFGVAKEIVELTPSSFWNTIQF is encoded by the coding sequence GTGATATACATTGATACGAGTGTTCTCTACCACTACACCACCAACGGAGAGTTTGCTGACTTCGCCGAAGATATACTGACTTCAAAGGAGCCCAAAGTAACCTCAGACACCGTGGTTGATGAGTTCCTCTTCATTGCCATCAAGCGCGAGGTCAGAAGGAACTTCGGCATAAACTCCACTCTCAGTCTCAAAAAGAGGATCGCAAAAAACGATGAGCTCCTAGAATTTGTCTATGAAACTGGAAAGCGGGCACTTGCGGTTCTCGATAGATTTGACATCATGATCGTTCCAGATTCTCGTGACTGGGCGAAGATTTTGGTTCTAATGAAGTTCTACAAACTCCTGCCCCACGATGCAAGGATAATAGCCACGGCACTCGAATATGGGGCAAAGAAGGTTGCCACTTTTGACACGGACTTTGGAGTGGCTAAAGAGATAGTAGAACTCACACCAAGTTCTTTCTGGAATACTATTCAGTTCTAA
- a CDS encoding M67 family metallopeptidase: MRLIIRQDDLKAIIKMAERSTVEVCGFLFGRRKGENFIVEEVRFVPNRLNSPTAFEMEPVEMVNVIDEAEERGLEVVGIFHSHLKCPPVPSGRDLKGMRLWSVAWLIVDERGNYGAYVLKNEEIRELEVEITGKE; the protein is encoded by the coding sequence ATGAGACTGATAATCCGACAGGATGATTTAAAGGCAATTATCAAAATGGCAGAAAGGAGCACCGTCGAGGTGTGCGGCTTCCTCTTCGGAAGGCGGAAGGGTGAAAACTTCATCGTCGAAGAAGTTCGATTCGTTCCCAACAGGCTGAATTCTCCAACCGCTTTTGAGATGGAGCCGGTCGAGATGGTGAACGTCATCGACGAGGCCGAGGAACGGGGCCTTGAGGTGGTTGGGATATTCCACTCCCACCTGAAGTGCCCACCCGTTCCGAGCGGGAGGGATTTAAAGGGCATGAGGCTCTGGTCGGTCGCCTGGCTGATAGTTGACGAGAGAGGAAACTACGGGGCGTACGTGCTGAAAAATGAAGAAATCCGCGAGTTGGAAGTTGAGATCACAGGGAAGGAATAA
- a CDS encoding transposase, which yields MNVRRLEVLFALTLVLMMYIYPLAIVGLWLLMGELPEYREAIKRSLIVFIASLPLYGAKIVLGISGWSRTLGITPVETSPAVVSTVHVVFLVLQFLSLYFLYRALSRMSDDTGAEMLKTGGLMLLVAIPLHFVAITAYFVATWLGLVLIIYGLEQAVGHG from the coding sequence ATGAACGTTAGAAGGCTTGAGGTTCTTTTCGCACTCACGCTGGTTCTGATGATGTACATCTACCCGCTGGCCATCGTGGGGCTCTGGCTCCTCATGGGGGAGCTCCCGGAGTACAGGGAGGCCATCAAAAGGTCGCTCATCGTGTTCATCGCCTCACTCCCCCTCTACGGGGCGAAAATAGTCCTCGGAATCTCCGGGTGGAGCAGAACACTCGGAATAACCCCGGTGGAGACCAGCCCCGCGGTGGTGAGCACCGTTCATGTAGTCTTCCTGGTCCTGCAGTTCCTGAGCCTCTACTTCCTCTACCGCGCCCTATCTAGGATGTCCGACGATACCGGGGCGGAGATGCTGAAGACCGGCGGACTCATGCTCCTGGTTGCCATACCGCTCCACTTCGTCGCGATAACTGCCTACTTCGTGGCGACGTGGCTCGGCCTCGTCCTGATAATCTATGGACTTGAGCAGGCCGTAGGGCACGGGTGA